A part of Synechococcus sp. KORDI-49 genomic DNA contains:
- a CDS encoding DUF1254 domain-containing protein has translation MTKTRRFGPVFKGLSTVTLAAMLAVGCSSKPDAGTQAMNKGSGDVPEGYTTAIPDELMTPDSVETSAGTFNFFDGMPDAATAEASFDNLKFIRAYETFLTMMPAASIEMLRAGHASQGVTDHTKVMLMAPLNSNPLFLTGNTDTVYGSTFFNLEETGPMVIEIPAGLGPGTINDAFFRFVADTGAPGPDKGKGGKYLILGPDDKEPENTDGYFVFRSPSYSNWLILRAFLDDEGKPDQAVANYKKGLRLYPLSMKDNPPEMTFIQGGEGVFNTVHANNFHFFEELDTVIQREPINLLDPELRGLASSIGLAKGKPFAPSPQEKELLEEAVQVGVAYVRADMGKPRNPDVYFYEGKQWFTPFGGGSHEWLIDGGKGGRNLDARNNFFWGYTVNTPAMVLKMVGVGSQYGVVATDSTGAYLDGSKTYKFTVEADVPAKDFWSMVAYDPQTRSELQTDQLLPSKNSKRNQDMVVNADGTTDLYFGPTAPKGMEANWIQTVPGKGWFAVFRLYGPLQPWFDKTWQLNDIEQVK, from the coding sequence ATGACCAAGACGCGTCGGTTCGGTCCGGTCTTCAAAGGACTCTCCACTGTCACGCTTGCAGCGATGCTTGCCGTTGGCTGTTCGAGCAAGCCTGATGCCGGAACGCAGGCCATGAACAAGGGCAGTGGTGATGTGCCTGAGGGGTACACCACGGCCATTCCGGACGAGCTGATGACGCCGGATTCGGTGGAGACCAGTGCCGGCACGTTCAACTTCTTTGACGGCATGCCCGATGCGGCCACCGCCGAGGCCAGTTTTGACAACCTCAAGTTCATCCGGGCTTATGAGACGTTCCTCACGATGATGCCTGCGGCCAGCATCGAGATGTTGCGGGCTGGACATGCCTCTCAGGGAGTGACGGATCACACCAAGGTCATGTTGATGGCCCCGCTGAATTCCAACCCCCTCTTTCTCACGGGGAACACCGATACGGTGTACGGCTCCACCTTCTTCAATCTGGAAGAGACCGGACCGATGGTGATCGAGATTCCGGCAGGTCTTGGCCCTGGCACCATCAATGATGCATTTTTCCGCTTTGTGGCCGATACCGGAGCTCCCGGGCCGGACAAGGGCAAAGGTGGCAAGTATCTGATCCTCGGTCCTGATGATAAGGAGCCTGAGAACACCGATGGCTATTTCGTTTTCCGCTCTCCCAGTTACTCCAACTGGTTGATTTTAAGAGCCTTCCTCGATGATGAGGGTAAGCCGGATCAGGCTGTTGCGAACTATAAGAAAGGCCTCAGGCTCTACCCACTTTCCATGAAAGACAACCCTCCTGAAATGACTTTTATTCAGGGAGGTGAGGGTGTATTTAACACGGTTCATGCGAATAATTTCCACTTCTTTGAAGAGCTGGATACGGTTATTCAGCGGGAGCCGATCAATCTGCTTGATCCTGAATTAAGAGGTCTGGCATCATCGATTGGTCTGGCAAAAGGCAAGCCTTTTGCACCCAGCCCGCAGGAAAAAGAACTCCTGGAGGAGGCGGTGCAGGTGGGTGTGGCTTATGTGCGTGCTGATATGGGCAAACCTCGCAACCCCGACGTTTATTTCTACGAAGGTAAGCAATGGTTTACACCGTTTGGTGGTGGAAGCCACGAATGGCTGATTGATGGTGGTAAAGGAGGTCGGAATCTCGATGCTCGCAATAACTTCTTCTGGGGTTACACCGTCAATACGCCGGCGATGGTGCTGAAGATGGTGGGCGTTGGCTCCCAGTACGGGGTGGTGGCTACAGATTCCACTGGCGCCTATCTCGATGGCAGCAAGACCTACAAATTCACGGTTGAGGCCGATGTTCCGGCGAAGGATTTCTGGTCGATGGTTGCTTATGACCCTCAGACCCGTTCTGAGCTGCAGACCGATCAGCTTCTTCCCAGCAAGAACAGCAAGCGCAATCAAGACATGGTTGTGAATGCTGACGGAACCACTGATCTCTATTTCGGCCCCACAGCACCGAAAGGCATGGAAGCGAATTGGATTCAAACGGTTCCTGGAAAGGGCTGGTTCGCTGTCTTCCGTCTCTATGGCCCGCTTCAACCCTGGTTCGACAAAACCTGGCAGCTCAACGACATCGAGCAGGTCAAGTGA
- a CDS encoding winged helix-turn-helix domain-containing protein gives MSADPLLLLAGPAAVALAPRLTASGYTTVDWLSAGVASSRAQAGQEPVAAVLAADQRPLISDLRLRFGGMPILLDLEQDSVEARAACLCSGADDFWLSSVGPSDLLLRLRLHRTIQSRDEQRPSLLQVGDLSVDISLRQVRRGGRPVALTAREYALLLALLKHPGRAFSREELLEQVWQDERAGSSNVVEVYIRYLRQKLEEKGEPRLVHTVRGRGYRVGPSADGA, from the coding sequence ATGAGCGCTGATCCATTGCTGCTGCTGGCAGGACCGGCGGCGGTGGCCCTGGCCCCGCGGCTCACGGCATCCGGTTACACGACGGTGGACTGGCTGAGTGCCGGGGTGGCCTCCAGTCGCGCCCAGGCAGGACAGGAGCCTGTGGCTGCAGTGCTGGCGGCCGATCAGCGACCGCTGATCTCCGATCTGCGATTGCGCTTCGGGGGCATGCCGATCCTGCTGGACCTGGAGCAGGACAGTGTCGAGGCTCGTGCTGCCTGCCTCTGTTCCGGGGCGGACGACTTCTGGCTGTCCAGTGTCGGTCCCAGCGACCTGCTGCTGCGGCTGCGTCTGCATCGCACAATCCAGTCCCGTGACGAGCAGCGACCGTCGTTGCTGCAGGTGGGCGATCTCAGTGTCGACATCAGCCTGAGGCAGGTGCGGCGCGGTGGGCGACCGGTGGCGCTGACCGCCAGGGAGTACGCGTTGCTGCTGGCACTGTTGAAGCATCCCGGTCGCGCCTTCAGTCGCGAGGAACTCCTGGAGCAGGTCTGGCAGGACGAGCGGGCCGGCAGCAGCAACGTCGTTGAGGTGTACATCCGCTACCTGCGACAGAAACTGGAGGAAAAGGGAGAGCCCAGGCTGGTGCACACCGTGCGCGGCCGTGGGTACCGTGTTGGCCCTTCCGCCGACGGTGCCTGA
- a CDS encoding NAD(P)/FAD-dependent oxidoreductase, whose translation MIGGGFAGITAARDLQKRGLTTLVLEARDRLGGRTWHKEVNGFAVELGGTWIHWTQPFVWAEKERYGLEIQETPGCAAERIAIKTGDQVHDLREDQLAEFVDGFHQFFAASKAVWELPYDSRHTREAIVECDAQTVADRMNALELTPLQRTAVGGMLEILSMNQPENASYVEMMRCWSLTGWNYELFNDTAARYKFTNGTGALVSAIAEDGAFEVALNTSVSSVQHSATGVSVTTVNGEVVTAKRAVVTVPLNVLNSVSFDPPLSTVKQEASQLKHVGGGYKVFFEVEGDPGAVMTLSRSTDSPLIGSFTYKRGEQHSVLAGFSLEPGALEKPLSEWQTVLEEFMPGVRLLSTFGHDWGDDALSNGSWCTYRPGCFGRFADELPRHEGHLYFASGDTTEGWRGFIEGAISSGSKAAVAVAHSLAS comes from the coding sequence GTGATCGGCGGTGGTTTCGCCGGGATCACGGCTGCTCGGGATCTTCAAAAGCGCGGACTCACCACCCTTGTTCTGGAAGCTCGCGATCGCCTCGGCGGTCGGACCTGGCACAAGGAGGTGAATGGTTTTGCGGTGGAACTCGGTGGAACCTGGATTCATTGGACCCAGCCATTCGTCTGGGCGGAAAAAGAACGCTATGGCCTTGAAATTCAGGAAACCCCCGGCTGTGCTGCAGAGCGGATTGCGATCAAGACCGGCGATCAGGTGCATGACCTGCGTGAAGACCAGCTGGCTGAATTTGTTGATGGATTTCATCAGTTTTTTGCAGCATCCAAGGCGGTGTGGGAGCTCCCTTACGACTCCCGTCACACGCGTGAGGCGATTGTCGAATGTGATGCTCAGACGGTGGCTGATCGGATGAATGCTCTGGAGCTCACTCCCCTGCAGCGGACTGCTGTCGGGGGCATGCTCGAGATTCTTTCGATGAATCAACCTGAGAATGCTTCCTATGTGGAGATGATGCGTTGCTGGTCGCTGACTGGCTGGAATTACGAACTGTTCAACGACACTGCTGCCCGTTACAAGTTCACGAACGGGACTGGCGCTCTCGTTTCTGCGATTGCAGAAGATGGTGCTTTTGAAGTGGCGCTGAACACGTCTGTGTCCTCTGTTCAGCACTCAGCGACCGGTGTGTCCGTGACAACCGTGAACGGTGAGGTTGTGACTGCCAAGCGTGCTGTCGTGACTGTGCCGCTCAATGTGTTGAACAGTGTTTCGTTTGATCCGCCGCTCTCGACGGTGAAGCAAGAGGCTTCGCAGCTGAAGCATGTCGGGGGCGGATACAAGGTGTTTTTCGAGGTGGAGGGTGACCCCGGAGCGGTGATGACCCTGTCCCGATCCACCGATTCACCCCTGATCGGCAGCTTCACCTACAAGCGCGGCGAGCAGCATTCGGTGTTGGCCGGATTCAGTCTCGAGCCCGGTGCCCTGGAGAAGCCGCTCTCTGAGTGGCAGACCGTTCTCGAGGAATTCATGCCTGGGGTCCGTCTGTTGTCCACGTTTGGTCACGACTGGGGTGATGACGCCCTTTCCAATGGCAGCTGGTGCACCTACCGACCCGGTTGCTTCGGACGCTTCGCCGATGAGCTTCCGCGTCACGAAGGTCATCTGTACTTCGCCTCCGGTGACACCACCGAGGGGTGGCGGGGCTTCATTGAAGGTGCGATCAGCAGTGGATCGAAGGCCGCTGTGGCTGTTGCTCACAGTTTGGCCTCCTGA
- a CDS encoding bifunctional cobalt-precorrin-7 (C(5))-methyltransferase/cobalt-precorrin-6B (C(15))-methyltransferase gives MPGLPHPFQVIGTDAGGLASLPPAAVRLLCNAEAIAAPQRLLDSLPQWWSDQHQQHGDRPLPQLQASDRPDALIGWLRSQNAPVVILASGDPLWFGIGRRLLQAFPAETLHFHPAPCSMQLAFARIGRPWQDATWVSLHGRSPEALASALQNRPAALAVLTDPGQGGAAPVRQILRSSGLEASYAVWVCENLGHRDERVMRLASNAPLPPDLQPLLLVLLIAEDPPLPERLPLFGLEDGVFLQHPDRPGLMTKREVRLQLLADLELPADGVLWDLGAGTGSVGLEALRLRPRLQLLAIERRGGGAALIKANAKRLGVQPAAVLETDALTALSTDLPPALACPDRVLLGGGGRDRVALLQMLLPRLNDGGIVVIPLATLEALSDLRPVLDKAGLISRISQLQAWRGLPLGDGTRLAPMNPTLILQGTKSHQ, from the coding sequence ATGCCCGGTCTTCCCCACCCTTTTCAGGTCATCGGAACCGATGCCGGCGGCCTGGCGAGCCTGCCCCCTGCGGCAGTGCGACTGCTGTGCAACGCGGAAGCGATCGCAGCGCCACAGCGCCTGCTGGACAGCCTGCCTCAGTGGTGGAGCGACCAGCACCAGCAGCATGGCGATCGCCCCCTGCCGCAGCTGCAAGCCAGTGACCGCCCGGATGCACTGATCGGCTGGCTGCGCTCTCAGAACGCACCGGTGGTGATCCTGGCCAGCGGCGATCCGCTCTGGTTCGGCATCGGCCGCCGCCTGCTGCAGGCGTTTCCGGCGGAGACGCTGCACTTTCACCCGGCGCCATGCTCGATGCAGCTGGCGTTCGCACGGATCGGCCGCCCCTGGCAGGACGCCACCTGGGTGAGCCTGCATGGACGCAGCCCGGAAGCACTGGCCAGCGCCCTGCAGAACAGACCGGCAGCTCTGGCGGTGCTCACCGACCCCGGACAGGGTGGTGCCGCACCGGTGCGGCAGATCCTGCGCAGCAGCGGACTGGAGGCGTCCTATGCCGTGTGGGTGTGCGAAAACCTCGGCCACCGCGATGAACGGGTGATGCGGCTCGCGAGCAATGCCCCGCTGCCGCCGGATCTGCAGCCCCTGCTGCTGGTGCTGCTGATCGCCGAGGACCCGCCGCTGCCGGAGCGACTGCCCCTGTTCGGCCTCGAGGATGGCGTGTTTCTGCAGCACCCGGACCGTCCTGGACTGATGACCAAGCGGGAGGTGCGCCTGCAGCTGCTGGCAGACCTGGAGTTGCCCGCCGACGGAGTGCTCTGGGATCTCGGAGCCGGCACCGGGAGTGTCGGACTGGAGGCGCTGAGGCTGAGGCCCAGGCTGCAGCTGCTGGCCATCGAACGCCGCGGAGGCGGAGCCGCCCTGATTAAAGCCAACGCCAAGCGGCTGGGGGTGCAACCGGCTGCCGTCCTGGAGACGGATGCCCTGACGGCACTGAGCACGGATCTGCCCCCGGCACTGGCCTGCCCCGACCGGGTTCTGCTCGGGGGAGGAGGCCGCGACCGGGTCGCTCTGCTGCAGATGCTGCTTCCACGACTGAATGACGGGGGGATCGTGGTGATCCCGCTGGCCACGCTGGAGGCGCTCTCAGACCTGCGGCCGGTCCTGGACAAGGCCGGACTGATCAGCAGGATCAGCCAGCTTCAGGCCTGGAGGGGCCTGCCGCTGGGAGACGGCACCCGGCTGGCGCCGATGAACCCGACACTGATCCTTCAAGGCACGAAATCACATCAATAA
- a CDS encoding NAD(+) kinase: MPRIGLIVNDGKALAVDTADTIQSRLEHAGHSVVRASSSGGMVGFANPDQHLRLLGYSACVPDGFDNTMALAIVLGGDGTVLSAARQTAPVGVPILTINTGHLGFLAEAYLGDLDRALEVVLTQQWTIEERSNLVVSVMRGDQRRWEALSLNEMALHREPLTSMCHFEIAIGRHAPVDIAADGVILSTPTGSTAYALSAGGPVISPDCPVLQLTPIAPHSLASRALVFSDREPVTVFPATPERLMMVVDGSAGCYVWPEDRVLIRRSDHPVRFVRLVDHEFFQVLRNKLGWGLPHIAKPDKA; this comes from the coding sequence GTGCCCCGCATCGGACTGATCGTCAACGATGGGAAGGCCCTAGCGGTCGATACCGCTGACACGATTCAGAGCAGGCTTGAACACGCGGGGCACAGCGTCGTGCGGGCCAGCAGCTCCGGTGGGATGGTCGGATTCGCCAATCCTGACCAGCACTTGCGTCTGCTCGGTTACAGCGCCTGTGTCCCGGACGGGTTCGACAACACCATGGCCCTCGCCATCGTGCTGGGGGGGGATGGCACGGTGTTGTCGGCGGCGCGCCAGACCGCACCGGTGGGGGTGCCGATCCTCACCATCAACACCGGTCATCTCGGTTTTCTGGCAGAGGCCTATCTCGGGGATCTGGATCGCGCTCTGGAGGTGGTGCTGACCCAGCAATGGACGATCGAGGAACGCAGCAATCTGGTGGTGAGCGTGATGCGGGGTGATCAGCGGCGCTGGGAGGCGTTGTCGCTCAACGAGATGGCGCTGCATCGGGAACCGCTCACCAGCATGTGTCACTTCGAGATCGCCATCGGGCGTCATGCCCCGGTGGACATTGCTGCCGATGGGGTGATCCTGTCGACGCCCACCGGATCAACGGCCTATGCCCTCAGTGCTGGCGGCCCGGTGATCTCTCCGGACTGCCCGGTGCTGCAGCTCACGCCGATCGCCCCCCATTCGCTGGCGTCGCGGGCTCTTGTGTTCAGTGACCGGGAGCCAGTGACTGTGTTCCCGGCCACACCGGAACGTCTGATGATGGTGGTGGACGGCAGTGCCGGTTGCTATGTCTGGCCGGAGGATCGCGTGCTGATCCGTCGCAGTGATCATCCGGTGCGTTTCGTTCGGCTCGTGGACCATGAATTTTTCCAGGTGCTGCGCAACAAACTCGGCTGGGGGTTGCCCCACATCGCCAAGCCTGACAAGGCATGA
- a CDS encoding sulfotransferase, translated as MLPRSPATVSDFIVAGAFPRPSVLISGLQHGRPSLSQLHKLLALTCTGLAAEPLSWLQQLIYSQRLQQQLPDDPVVVIGHWRSGTTYLHQLMGSDPCAATASNSLTVAPQVALLLKPLLQPLLHRTMTPIRPIDAVPWGADDPQEDEVGLSRLTMDSHMAGIAFPRDYLHHLRRTVLRATPAYERALVMFCRLTWLHAGPGKHHLLIKNPAHSARVPLLLRLFPRCRFILLKRRPIDAVRSLVLVKQRLASLVGLQDPPDQITQVEETVAAHRLLMEAFEASRQLIPAGQLTEVAFDDLRDAPVATVERIYSDLAIDSWAQAQAPIARRAAQSSRYRPLPVTLEPAAEQRLITLLGHG; from the coding sequence GTGCTGCCCCGTTCGCCTGCGACCGTCTCTGATTTCATCGTCGCCGGGGCGTTTCCCAGGCCATCGGTGCTGATTAGTGGTCTTCAGCACGGTCGGCCGTCGCTGTCGCAGCTGCACAAGCTCCTGGCGCTCACATGCACCGGCCTGGCCGCCGAACCGCTGAGCTGGCTGCAGCAGCTGATCTACAGCCAACGGCTGCAGCAGCAGCTTCCTGATGATCCAGTGGTGGTGATCGGTCACTGGCGCAGCGGCACCACCTATCTGCACCAGCTGATGGGATCCGACCCCTGCGCAGCCACGGCATCCAACAGCCTCACCGTGGCTCCCCAGGTGGCTCTGCTGCTCAAGCCCCTGCTGCAGCCCCTGCTGCACAGGACGATGACGCCGATCCGTCCGATCGATGCCGTGCCCTGGGGCGCGGATGATCCGCAGGAGGACGAAGTGGGCCTCTCCCGTCTGACCATGGACAGCCACATGGCGGGAATCGCCTTTCCCCGCGACTATCTCCATCACCTGAGGCGCACGGTTCTGCGCGCAACGCCCGCCTACGAACGCGCTCTGGTGATGTTCTGCAGGCTCACCTGGCTGCATGCGGGCCCTGGCAAGCATCACCTGTTGATCAAGAATCCAGCCCATTCGGCCCGGGTGCCGCTGCTGCTGCGCTTGTTTCCCCGCTGCCGCTTCATTCTTCTCAAGCGCCGACCGATCGATGCGGTGCGTTCGCTGGTGCTGGTCAAGCAACGACTGGCCTCCCTGGTGGGTCTGCAGGACCCCCCCGACCAGATCACCCAGGTGGAGGAGACGGTGGCAGCCCATCGCCTGCTGATGGAGGCTTTTGAGGCCTCCCGTCAGCTGATCCCCGCCGGCCAGCTCACGGAGGTGGCCTTTGACGATCTGCGGGACGCCCCCGTGGCCACGGTGGAGCGCATCTACTCCGATCTGGCCATCGACAGCTGGGCTCAGGCCCAGGCGCCGATCGCGCGTCGTGCGGCACAGTCCAGTCGCTACCGGCCGTTGCCGGTGACGCTGGAGCCGGCGGCTGAGCAGCGTCTGATCACCTTGCTCGGTCACGGATGA
- a CDS encoding DUF1254 domain-containing protein, with the protein MSAADLSLPFMPSVRAQQCPKPALVMASDAPAPVTKLNFADAETQTVFTKYLAKVAAATCSSGLGVIAHETQPADPKDRTVIRINFDTLYSWLILDLTSPATFTLPETGGRYQSAMVVNAQGYTYVNKNPGAYTLTQDDVGSRYATVAFRTGVNIQDPADVAKAQALQAKLSVQQADSGEMAFPHPWNQEQMLALRADYNNERNEKGVKSEDLFGRKGEITPEQNNMGVAVGIGGLPKEGAVYLFYTPSSSEPQSLTLKDVPNGDNAFWSLTVYDKDGFPVGENFNVNSAFAKANAQGEVTLNFGGDKTQPNYLEIYPGWNATFRIYNPKPAYFDGSWVRPELQPAKD; encoded by the coding sequence ATGTCTGCCGCAGACCTCTCCCTGCCGTTCATGCCATCGGTTCGTGCCCAGCAATGTCCAAAGCCTGCTTTGGTGATGGCCAGTGACGCACCTGCTCCGGTGACGAAGCTGAATTTTGCAGATGCTGAAACGCAGACGGTGTTCACCAAATACCTCGCCAAAGTTGCTGCAGCGACTTGCAGCAGTGGGCTGGGCGTGATCGCCCATGAAACCCAGCCTGCCGATCCAAAAGATCGTACGGTGATCCGAATCAACTTTGATACGCTCTATTCTTGGTTGATTCTCGATCTGACAAGTCCGGCAACATTCACTCTGCCGGAGACGGGGGGTCGTTACCAGAGCGCCATGGTTGTGAATGCACAGGGTTACACCTATGTGAACAAAAATCCTGGTGCCTACACCCTCACGCAGGACGATGTGGGCAGTCGCTACGCCACGGTGGCTTTTCGCACGGGCGTGAATATTCAGGATCCTGCTGATGTGGCCAAGGCGCAGGCCCTGCAGGCGAAGTTATCGGTGCAGCAGGCGGATTCTGGTGAAATGGCCTTCCCTCACCCATGGAACCAGGAGCAGATGCTTGCCCTGCGAGCGGACTACAACAACGAACGTAATGAGAAAGGTGTGAAGTCGGAAGACCTGTTCGGCCGTAAGGGAGAAATCACCCCGGAGCAGAACAACATGGGTGTAGCTGTGGGGATCGGCGGATTGCCAAAGGAAGGGGCTGTTTATCTGTTCTACACACCATCATCATCTGAACCTCAATCGTTGACACTCAAAGATGTTCCGAATGGCGACAATGCTTTTTGGTCGCTCACGGTGTACGACAAAGATGGATTCCCGGTTGGAGAGAATTTCAATGTGAACAGTGCATTTGCCAAGGCCAACGCCCAGGGTGAAGTGACGCTTAATTTTGGTGGTGATAAGACGCAACCCAACTATTTGGAGATTTACCCGGGCTGGAATGCAACCTTCAGGATTTACAACCCGAAGCCTGCCTATTTTGATGGCAGCTGGGTGCGCCCCGAGTTGCAACCTGCGAAGGATTGA
- a CDS encoding DUF192 domain-containing protein, translated as MNRVDHPSPPQQLPIAARWCLASQRCIDLEVARTPEQQRIGLMQRSRLPALRGMWFPFDQPRPLSFWMFNTIAPLDMLFLRGGTVIAIAKDVPVCPALPCPSYGPDQPSDGVVELAAGEADRLGIKPGDPAQIETIK; from the coding sequence CTGAACCGCGTGGATCATCCGTCCCCGCCGCAGCAGTTACCGATCGCAGCCCGATGGTGCCTGGCGTCGCAGCGCTGCATCGATCTGGAGGTGGCACGCACTCCCGAACAGCAGCGCATCGGCCTGATGCAGCGGTCCCGGCTGCCGGCCCTGCGGGGGATGTGGTTTCCCTTTGACCAGCCCAGGCCTCTCAGTTTCTGGATGTTCAACACCATCGCCCCCCTTGACATGCTGTTTCTGCGGGGCGGCACAGTGATCGCCATCGCCAAGGACGTACCGGTCTGTCCGGCGTTGCCCTGCCCCAGCTACGGGCCGGATCAGCCGTCGGATGGGGTGGTGGAACTGGCGGCGGGAGAAGCCGACCGACTCGGCATCAAGCCCGGCGATCCGGCGCAGATTGAGACGATAAAGTAA
- a CDS encoding DUF1254 domain-containing protein, protein MKRFTRLQLVLASALLVVGSGVVLKADNHIPKGYNTPIPVDVLTPDSVQTRIGTFNYFDGFPDDETMLKARRQVDLGRGVQTFLNFMPAASLEMLYVGHRDGYGMKPNQDIGIFDDLMSSKSLWLTGNTDTVYASAFMDLSDGPMVVEVPAGTGPGTVNDAFFRFVVDMGGPGPDKGKGGKYLILGPGQEAPASTEGYFVAKTPSKINWLILRGFLDQEGKTDTAKNAFKNSLKVYPYAKKDNPPANTFKNLTDWSVNTIHANNFKFYEELDEVIQREPTEMFSPELLGMASAIGIQKGKPFQPSEEQKKLLTEAVQIGNAAARSILFAPVDPRYYLYPEKAGYWQTGFPGGSHEWLVNGGNGGRDMDGRTLFFYLATVNTPAMALELPGVGSQYAFSSRDGDGEYLDGSKTYKLTIPANAPAKDFFSFVVYDPQTRSMLQSEEMPYPSKNNKRNKDMVKNADGSIDLYFGPEAPAGQEQNWIKTVSGKGWFGIFRLYGPLDPWFKRTWKLGSIEKV, encoded by the coding sequence ATGAAACGCTTCACCCGCCTTCAGCTTGTTCTCGCTTCCGCTCTGCTCGTAGTCGGAAGTGGAGTTGTTCTCAAAGCCGACAACCACATCCCCAAGGGGTACAACACGCCAATCCCTGTTGATGTGTTGACGCCCGATTCGGTTCAAACCCGAATCGGCACGTTCAATTATTTCGATGGTTTCCCCGATGACGAAACCATGCTCAAGGCCCGCCGTCAGGTGGATCTCGGCCGTGGCGTTCAGACATTCCTGAACTTCATGCCGGCTGCCTCGCTGGAGATGCTGTACGTGGGCCATCGCGATGGTTACGGCATGAAGCCGAACCAGGACATCGGCATCTTTGACGATCTGATGAGCTCCAAGTCGCTCTGGCTTACCGGCAACACGGACACCGTGTATGCCTCGGCATTCATGGATCTCAGCGATGGGCCCATGGTGGTGGAAGTTCCTGCCGGTACAGGGCCTGGAACAGTGAATGATGCCTTCTTCCGCTTTGTGGTGGACATGGGTGGTCCTGGACCGGACAAAGGCAAAGGTGGCAAATATCTGATTCTTGGCCCCGGTCAGGAGGCTCCTGCGAGCACGGAAGGCTATTTCGTGGCCAAGACCCCGAGCAAGATCAACTGGCTGATCCTTCGCGGTTTCCTGGATCAGGAAGGCAAAACAGATACGGCCAAGAACGCGTTCAAAAACAGCCTCAAGGTTTATCCCTACGCCAAGAAGGACAACCCTCCGGCCAATACCTTCAAAAACCTCACTGACTGGTCGGTGAACACGATTCACGCCAACAACTTCAAGTTCTATGAGGAACTGGATGAAGTGATTCAACGGGAGCCCACTGAGATGTTCTCCCCGGAATTGCTCGGCATGGCATCCGCGATTGGGATTCAAAAGGGCAAGCCTTTCCAACCCTCTGAGGAGCAGAAGAAACTTCTCACCGAAGCGGTGCAGATCGGCAATGCTGCTGCCCGATCGATTCTGTTTGCACCAGTGGATCCCCGTTACTACCTCTATCCCGAAAAAGCGGGTTATTGGCAAACCGGATTCCCTGGCGGTAGCCACGAATGGCTCGTGAATGGTGGCAATGGTGGCCGTGACATGGACGGCCGCACCCTGTTCTTCTATCTGGCCACGGTGAACACGCCGGCGATGGCTTTGGAGCTCCCTGGAGTGGGCTCCCAGTACGCCTTCTCCTCCCGGGATGGCGACGGTGAGTATCTGGATGGCTCCAAAACCTACAAACTCACCATTCCTGCCAATGCACCAGCGAAGGATTTCTTCTCCTTTGTTGTGTACGACCCACAGACGCGTTCCATGCTTCAGAGCGAGGAGATGCCTTACCCGAGCAAGAACAACAAGCGCAACAAGGACATGGTGAAGAATGCTGATGGCAGCATTGATCTTTACTTTGGCCCCGAAGCACCAGCTGGTCAGGAGCAGAACTGGATCAAGACCGTGTCCGGCAAAGGCTGGTTCGGCATCTTCCGCCTGTATGGGCCTTTGGATCCCTGGTTCAAGCGCACCTGGAAGCTCGGATCGATCGAAAAGGTCTGA
- a CDS encoding helix-turn-helix transcriptional regulator, translated as MNHAFQHRVRGEPLIPCGLYGFHLNLSDVFFQTEAGAHFSIILIPRTRIQQLGALDPASTLMDSISISNNVQLSQAMFQTWIQLVDNLLNEPASGGIDTDQWNALLLESFEPPGLDELSPLRSMTYRCGIVRDVVRWGIENNRQPISLDDLGRTIFASRSTISQSCREQVGIGPMALLKQIRLQQVQHALRHRDQRRVLACNTVQEVAHHFGFHSRNHFARDYRNLFGEAPRQTLARSAA; from the coding sequence ATGAATCATGCCTTTCAGCATCGCGTTCGAGGAGAGCCGCTGATTCCCTGTGGGTTATACGGCTTTCACCTCAACCTCAGTGATGTCTTCTTTCAGACCGAAGCCGGCGCCCACTTCAGCATCATTCTGATCCCACGAACCCGCATCCAACAGCTTGGGGCGCTCGATCCGGCAAGCACGCTGATGGATTCCATCAGCATCAGCAACAACGTTCAGCTCAGCCAGGCGATGTTCCAGACCTGGATCCAGCTGGTGGACAACCTGCTCAACGAGCCTGCGTCAGGCGGCATCGATACGGATCAATGGAATGCCTTGCTGCTGGAAAGCTTCGAGCCCCCTGGCCTCGACGAACTCTCACCTCTTCGATCGATGACCTACCGCTGCGGGATTGTGCGGGATGTGGTGCGTTGGGGCATCGAAAACAACCGCCAACCGATTTCCTTGGATGATCTTGGTCGTACGATCTTCGCCTCCCGATCAACCATCAGTCAGAGCTGTCGTGAACAGGTCGGAATCGGACCGATGGCCCTGCTGAAACAGATCCGCCTGCAACAGGTGCAACACGCTCTACGTCATCGGGACCAACGGCGAGTGCTGGCCTGCAACACCGTGCAGGAGGTGGCCCATCACTTCGGATTTCACAGCCGCAATCATTTCGCCCGTGATTACCGCAATCTGTTTGGGGAAGCCCCTCGACAGACCCTGGCCCGCAGCGCGGCCTAG